In Paenibacillus sp. FSL R7-0345, a single window of DNA contains:
- a CDS encoding VOC family protein produces the protein MTKVKQTIVPHLWYDKEAVEAANFYASVFPESKVTSVTQLHDTPSGDCDQVSFEIWGQKFMAISAGPYFKLNPSVSFFVNFDPSRDKDAAEKIDEVWNKLSEGGQALMPLDKYPFSERYGWIQDKFGVSWQLMLTNPEGEERPAIIPSFLFVGDQCGKAEEAMSLYLSVFGNSRQGSVARYPKGSEPDREGTIMFADFMLENQWFTAMDSAHEHKFSFNEAISFMVKCDSQEEIDHYWERLSAVPEAEQCGWLKDKFGVSWQIVPSALDELLGKGTPEQMERVTKAFLQMKKFDLAALHRAYNGE, from the coding sequence GTGACCAAAGTAAAACAGACCATTGTGCCGCACCTATGGTATGACAAAGAAGCGGTAGAAGCCGCTAATTTTTACGCATCTGTTTTCCCCGAATCTAAGGTGACTAGCGTTACGCAACTTCATGACACGCCGTCCGGTGACTGTGATCAGGTTTCTTTTGAGATATGGGGACAGAAGTTTATGGCGATCAGTGCGGGGCCGTACTTCAAGTTAAACCCGTCGGTTTCTTTCTTCGTTAATTTTGATCCGTCACGCGATAAGGATGCAGCTGAGAAAATAGATGAGGTCTGGAACAAATTATCTGAAGGCGGACAAGCATTAATGCCGCTTGATAAATATCCGTTCAGTGAGCGGTACGGCTGGATTCAGGATAAATTCGGTGTGTCCTGGCAGCTGATGCTTACGAATCCGGAGGGCGAGGAGCGGCCGGCTATTATTCCGTCGTTTCTGTTTGTGGGTGATCAGTGCGGCAAGGCGGAAGAGGCGATGTCTCTTTATTTATCCGTATTTGGCAACTCGCGGCAGGGATCGGTCGCCCGCTACCCCAAAGGCTCGGAGCCTGACCGGGAAGGAACGATTATGTTCGCTGACTTCATGCTGGAGAATCAGTGGTTCACCGCAATGGACAGCGCGCATGAGCATAAATTCAGCTTCAACGAGGCCATCTCCTTTATGGTGAAATGCGATTCGCAAGAGGAAATTGACCACTACTGGGAGAGGCTGTCTGCCGTTCCGGAGGCTGAACAGTGCGGCTGGCTGAAGGATAAGTTCGGCGTGTCCTGGCAGATTGTTCCTTCTGCGCTGGATGAGCTGCTGGGAAAAGGAACACCTGAGCAAATGGAGCGGGTTACAAAGGCTTTTTTGCAGATGAAAAAGTTCGATCTTGCAGCCTTGCATAGGGCTTATAATGGCGAGTAG
- the gtfA gene encoding sucrose phosphorylase translates to MAVKNKVQLITYPDSLGGDLRTLHDILIKYFSDIFKGGIHILPPFPSSGDRGFAPLTYLEIDPAFGTWEDINEIGETFDVLVDLMVNHISRQSKYFQDFLEKGRKSEYADLFITLDKVWEDGQPVEEDISKMFLRRPLPYSSFKIADTGEEETVWTTFGKSDPSEQIDLDIHSNQVRQLFSLFFENFSKHNVKIVRLDAVGYIIKKLGTSCFFVEPEIYEFLDWIKELASSYGIELLPEVHAHYSIQYKLAEHGFWIYDFVLPYMILDTFINQSNEKLFGYLKNRPAKQFTMLDCHDGIPVKPDMDGLIDPAEAKKLVDVCVGRGSNLSLILSDEHKSGDGFDVHQIRCSYYSVLNNDGDAYLAARSIQFFVPGIPQVYYVGLLAGENDMEAVKKSGEGREINRHNFTVEEVEEVIQKDVVQRLLQLIRFRNEYDAFNGEFSIAECPQDEVRLSWKKEKTWCELNIDLNTNKTVIKYVDDSGMENRYVV, encoded by the coding sequence ATGGCGGTAAAAAACAAGGTGCAGCTAATTACTTATCCTGACTCTTTGGGGGGAGATCTGAGAACGCTCCATGATATTTTAATAAAGTATTTCTCGGATATATTTAAAGGGGGAATTCATATTCTCCCGCCATTCCCATCCTCCGGAGACCGGGGGTTTGCTCCACTTACTTACCTTGAGATCGATCCGGCATTCGGAACTTGGGAGGATATTAACGAGATCGGCGAAACCTTCGATGTGCTGGTTGATTTGATGGTCAATCATATTTCCAGGCAGTCCAAGTATTTTCAGGACTTTTTAGAAAAGGGCCGAAAATCGGAATATGCTGATCTGTTCATTACTCTGGATAAGGTCTGGGAAGACGGACAACCCGTTGAAGAGGATATCAGCAAAATGTTTTTGCGCAGACCCCTTCCCTATTCCAGCTTCAAGATTGCGGACACAGGTGAGGAAGAGACGGTATGGACGACTTTTGGCAAGAGTGATCCTTCGGAGCAGATTGATTTGGATATCCATTCCAATCAGGTTAGACAACTTTTTTCGCTATTCTTTGAAAACTTCAGCAAGCACAATGTGAAAATAGTCCGGTTGGATGCGGTAGGCTATATTATCAAAAAACTCGGAACGAGCTGCTTTTTTGTTGAACCGGAAATTTATGAATTTCTTGATTGGATCAAGGAGCTGGCAAGCTCATATGGAATTGAACTTCTGCCGGAAGTTCATGCTCATTATTCCATCCAGTACAAACTGGCTGAACACGGTTTCTGGATTTATGACTTCGTTCTGCCATACATGATACTGGATACCTTCATAAACCAATCCAATGAAAAGCTATTCGGTTATTTGAAAAACAGACCCGCCAAACAGTTTACCATGCTCGATTGTCATGATGGTATTCCCGTCAAGCCGGATATGGATGGTCTGATCGATCCCGCAGAGGCTAAAAAGCTTGTTGATGTATGTGTCGGAAGAGGCTCGAACTTAAGCTTGATTCTGTCGGATGAGCACAAGTCGGGTGATGGCTTTGATGTTCACCAGATCCGCTGCTCCTACTATTCAGTGTTGAACAATGATGGCGACGCCTACTTGGCCGCGCGATCCATTCAATTTTTTGTGCCGGGGATACCACAAGTCTATTACGTAGGACTTTTAGCTGGTGAGAACGATATGGAAGCGGTGAAGAAATCCGGAGAAGGACGTGAAATTAATCGTCATAACTTCACTGTGGAAGAGGTTGAAGAGGTAATTCAGAAGGATGTGGTGCAAAGGCTCCTGCAACTGATTCGTTTCAGAAATGAGTATGATGCATTTAATGGAGAGTTTAGCATAGCGGAGTGTCCTCAGGATGAAGTCCGGCTCTCCTGGAAAAAAGAGAAGACTTGGTGCGAATTAAATATCGATTTAAATACAAATAAGACTGTAATAAAGTATGTAGATGATAGCGGTATGGAGAACCGTTATGTGGTATAA
- a CDS encoding alpha/beta hydrolase-fold protein: MDVAFFQVNFYSKTLKRLVSLNALIPVDTFGIPGQEMIERGPMKSLYLLHGYSGNHMDWVGGTNIQELSLLHNIAVFMPSGENNFYLDDTDKGELHAEFVGNELLEFTRNVFPISAKREDTFIGGLSMGGFGALRNGLKYSHNFSGIIALSSALITKNIAGIPVDFKDAIADYNYYKRVFGDLNKLMGSDKDPEELLLRLKRANATIPKIFMACGTEDFLLSENRDYHSFLMKQGVEHTYVEAPGVHNWVFWNEFIEKGIKWMLR; this comes from the coding sequence ATGGATGTGGCATTTTTTCAAGTGAATTTCTACTCGAAAACGTTGAAAAGATTGGTTTCTCTAAATGCCCTGATTCCGGTAGATACATTTGGGATTCCGGGTCAGGAAATGATTGAGCGGGGACCTATGAAATCACTGTACCTTTTGCATGGCTACTCCGGGAATCACATGGATTGGGTGGGCGGCACCAACATTCAAGAATTATCCCTGCTCCATAATATCGCTGTATTCATGCCTTCCGGAGAAAATAATTTTTACTTGGACGATACAGATAAAGGAGAATTGCATGCAGAATTTGTGGGCAACGAGCTCCTTGAATTTACCCGTAACGTATTCCCTATTTCCGCTAAGAGGGAGGATACCTTTATAGGCGGGTTATCCATGGGCGGATTTGGAGCGCTGCGTAATGGATTAAAATACTCGCACAATTTCAGCGGAATCATAGCTTTGTCTTCGGCATTAATCACGAAGAATATTGCCGGTATACCTGTTGATTTTAAGGACGCAATTGCGGACTATAACTACTATAAAAGAGTCTTCGGAGATTTGAACAAACTCATGGGAAGCGATAAAGATCCTGAAGAATTACTTCTCCGTTTAAAAAGGGCCAATGCGACCATTCCTAAAATATTTATGGCTTGCGGAACAGAAGATTTTTTATTGAGTGAAAACCGGGATTATCATAGCTTCCTTATGAAACAAGGGGTTGAACATACCTATGTTGAAGCTCCGGGAGTCCATAATTGGGTGTTCTGGAATGAGTTTATTGAGAAAGGCATCAAGTGGATGCTTCGCTAA
- a CDS encoding sugar kinase: protein MIEFGDTLTFTDRKNDVLAIGELLIDMISDEYGDNFESGTYKRFFGGSPANIAMNTGRLGIHSQLASAVGKDALGNFLIHQMQFAGIDASLIQQVDYSTSMVMVTKSVSTPVPIFYRGADYYLSFTDELDKAIKNSKIVHFSCWPISRIPVRHTIEKVIDQAQRTGSLICFDPNYHPLLWEKNEDGIEYIKSLIKKVDIVKPSEDDAERLFGKDNPLNQIDKFLKLGAKLVVMTLGKEGAIVSNGKETIQFDTLADQIVDTTGAGDAFWSGFYAALVKGYTLQQSITLGFAVSAYKLKFLGAVVDLPKLDKIKQMYSL, encoded by the coding sequence ATGATTGAATTTGGAGACACGCTTACTTTTACAGATAGAAAGAATGATGTCTTGGCCATTGGTGAACTCTTGATCGATATGATCTCTGATGAATACGGCGATAACTTCGAGTCCGGTACCTATAAAAGGTTCTTTGGAGGGTCTCCGGCCAACATTGCCATGAATACGGGGCGACTTGGAATACACTCTCAGCTTGCTTCTGCCGTTGGTAAAGATGCGTTGGGGAATTTTTTGATCCATCAAATGCAATTTGCCGGCATAGATGCAAGCCTTATTCAACAGGTCGATTATTCCACGAGTATGGTCATGGTAACTAAAAGCGTAAGCACCCCGGTCCCGATATTCTATAGGGGTGCTGACTATTATTTATCCTTTACAGATGAACTGGATAAGGCCATAAAGAACTCCAAAATTGTTCATTTCTCATGCTGGCCTATTTCCAGAATTCCTGTTCGTCATACCATAGAGAAAGTTATCGATCAGGCTCAAAGAACCGGTTCTTTGATCTGCTTCGATCCAAACTATCATCCGTTGCTCTGGGAAAAGAATGAGGACGGAATTGAATATATCAAATCCCTTATCAAAAAGGTGGATATCGTGAAACCTTCCGAGGATGACGCGGAAAGATTGTTCGGGAAGGACAACCCCCTCAATCAGATAGACAAATTTCTTAAGCTCGGCGCTAAGCTTGTGGTTATGACGCTGGGAAAAGAAGGCGCTATTGTCTCTAACGGTAAGGAAACCATTCAATTCGATACTCTGGCGGATCAGATTGTGGACACTACTGGTGCAGGGGATGCATTCTGGTCAGGTTTTTATGCAGCCTTGGTGAAAGGATACACCCTTCAACAGTCTATCACCCTTGGTTTTGCAGTAAGCGCATATAAACTGAAGTTTCTTGGAGCTGTTGTAGACTTGCCAAAGCTGGATAAAATAAAACAAATGTATAGTTTATAG
- a CDS encoding S-layer homology domain-containing protein, whose protein sequence is MKSKLKKYMSVVLTVSMAFMLMPSAVLGAPQGGGNATAAAALTQVGGVLDFEDGELTGTVTGAPATIGPGSVTVAVYESNKALRVQPPSDTDSNEAKQASYWWTLPLNSGEYDLTGKDQVEVSFDWWADITRPSANSLDVRLNDGTDQVVTLRTAGGGTNADSPATISYYAGNMNAANAPATGASVTALTGVPRLTKLSATLSLDLLAQVATISVTDGASRVYTTPQPIAIGSDKLTSLSIGASRASGQNWARFNAVTGVDWNEDTYGMRVDNILFKAASTGGVKPVINPGELTISPASTANLEYGEGSLADKHSATFSAVVMPINATDRTFTWSISDEKIAAITVNPDNSVTITGVGAGEATLTAVSVMDSSVKSSVPIKVKYVPSVTEPAPDFSALLAEGYTQEFGSNFAAGGEAPLWIFAGGTYHTLAREDAPQVNNYFRFDASGSGNRGGKGDLPHAVSGSKVYVNLDWKVPAVNTLQNTFNLSFQDGSNVLLSLRTGTYNGARTIGAFAGSLPGPTGPNPANFWSTDRYHAFTYNEVNTWYTVGVEFDFDTMLATVSLVPRDAAEAVPSVLTIPFEGSQISSFVLTGERAGGNNVSVVDNGVDNLYFFTKQLSADTIVEVLPYEFLPVLPETADSNTLESWFKTVYIGDVTDEAGLDLPATVKVKLADGTTAEVGVTWALTEAPWSTAAADLVYKADKQGVFSYAGTLTSVPDVAVNRMGLKAKLYIENRHKDKVTAEPISMEWLDRGVVAVPVNSGDGVLVTWRLLSSEYNKGLTFNVYRNGDKINTSPVTVLDYVDAGGKTGDRYEVETINTGSMSKPATAWANNYVDIPLQRPADRPNPALAYGATSNADPITYTANDTSVADINDDGQYEILVKWYPSQAQDPGLANRHTGETIFDAYTLEGKLLWRINLGINIVSSAHHSAFNFYDLDQDGKAEFSVKTADGTRGYLPKADGTIDDLTDTPAWVLGDPEAVWVGSLQNPAKDNQVNNTALGRVASGPETFTVFNGETGKPVDTVDYFAPYSISSNWGDNNNNRSDRFNGAVAYMPKNGEYGAEPYPTVIEVRAHYGPQYVAAYQFIDGKIVEIWTFTLADWNAGSNQGNHNVKVADLDFDGYNEVVLGGITIDQDGTIVWSTNGTRGTVAGGHGDALHVATMVPDSNEIYVFQPHEASPPNNVTLVRGSTGEAVWTYSANLGDVGRGVAANVTPLPGFEVWAIGTPMYNIMNGKVITADVGGIGVANKAPVNFILYWDGDLLSEFFDGPDNNNSTAAPAITKFNYDVTTGQSELTTLQTLTGTYSNNGTKANPGLIADIFGDWRDEVLVRTDDNNALRIYTTDIPTDNVIYTLMHDPQYRLAANSQNAMYNQPAHLSFYLGEDIRDEVQNMQLPVSNIYYTAEADVTPAENSVLSVTEATYYTNAGADLTVTVTLNGNTLTGIKKGDSALADTDYSLDTVTPDGKQTVTIKRSYLATLSNGDVLTFVFSAGKFAKLKITVTTQEVSIPGSNPGSNPVTPTPTPGPAAGSGTGTGSAVQTPTPEKPILKSTLVNAEQTKAKLQQALQANQPVSFSDVPQTHWAAKAIRLASQLGIVEGMLNGEFKGSNQVTRAEFTAMIVRTLGIDTTGAAGSFSDTKGHWADAYITGLQRAGIVNGAGNGKFNPNQEITRAEMAAILARVLDMSAPASAAQFSDLSNHWAADSIEQLSRAGIVSGMGDGKFAPNDTATRNQSVTIIMRMLNIVLDLGLEL, encoded by the coding sequence TTGAAGAGCAAGCTCAAAAAGTACATGTCTGTCGTTCTCACAGTTTCTATGGCATTTATGCTGATGCCCTCTGCGGTTTTGGGTGCGCCGCAAGGCGGCGGTAACGCAACTGCAGCTGCCGCTTTGACACAAGTAGGCGGTGTACTGGATTTTGAAGATGGCGAGTTAACAGGCACTGTAACCGGCGCTCCGGCAACCATAGGACCCGGGTCCGTTACGGTAGCAGTTTATGAATCTAACAAGGCACTCCGCGTTCAGCCTCCATCTGATACAGATTCAAATGAGGCCAAACAAGCCAGCTACTGGTGGACTCTTCCCTTAAACAGCGGTGAGTATGACCTGACCGGCAAAGATCAGGTTGAAGTATCCTTTGACTGGTGGGCTGATATTACCCGTCCAAGTGCCAACTCGCTTGATGTACGTCTTAATGACGGTACGGATCAAGTGGTAACGCTGCGGACTGCCGGAGGCGGGACAAATGCGGACTCACCGGCGACCATATCCTATTACGCCGGCAATATGAATGCGGCTAATGCTCCGGCAACAGGAGCGTCTGTTACTGCGCTAACAGGCGTGCCGCGACTGACCAAACTTTCAGCGACCCTGAGCCTTGATCTCCTGGCTCAAGTGGCAACAATCAGCGTTACTGACGGCGCTTCAAGGGTGTATACCACGCCTCAGCCGATAGCCATAGGCTCCGATAAACTGACCAGCCTGAGCATCGGTGCAAGCCGGGCAAGCGGACAGAACTGGGCAAGATTTAACGCGGTTACAGGTGTTGACTGGAATGAAGATACCTATGGCATGCGTGTTGACAATATCCTGTTCAAGGCAGCTTCGACCGGAGGCGTTAAACCGGTTATTAACCCAGGTGAGTTAACAATATCTCCGGCTTCTACTGCCAATCTGGAATATGGGGAAGGTTCTCTTGCCGATAAGCATTCAGCCACATTCAGCGCGGTTGTAATGCCTATTAATGCAACAGACCGGACGTTTACATGGTCGATCAGTGACGAGAAGATTGCTGCGATAACGGTAAATCCGGATAACAGTGTAACGATAACGGGGGTCGGTGCAGGCGAGGCCACTCTTACGGCTGTATCCGTTATGGACAGCTCGGTCAAGAGCAGTGTGCCGATCAAGGTTAAATATGTTCCTTCCGTTACTGAGCCGGCTCCGGACTTTTCTGCACTGTTGGCGGAGGGATACACACAGGAATTCGGGAGTAACTTTGCCGCTGGCGGAGAAGCTCCGCTATGGATATTTGCAGGCGGTACCTACCATACGCTTGCCAGAGAAGATGCTCCTCAGGTTAATAATTATTTCCGGTTTGACGCTTCCGGTTCAGGCAACCGCGGCGGTAAGGGGGATTTACCTCACGCCGTTTCCGGCAGCAAGGTCTATGTTAACTTAGACTGGAAGGTTCCGGCAGTTAACACCCTGCAGAATACGTTTAACCTGAGCTTCCAGGACGGTTCTAACGTTCTGCTTAGCTTAAGAACAGGTACTTATAACGGGGCAAGAACAATAGGTGCGTTTGCAGGGAGCCTGCCAGGGCCGACCGGGCCTAATCCGGCTAACTTCTGGAGTACTGACCGTTACCATGCGTTTACGTATAACGAGGTGAATACATGGTATACAGTCGGTGTAGAGTTTGATTTTGATACAATGCTCGCTACGGTTTCCCTTGTTCCAAGAGATGCTGCTGAAGCAGTGCCTTCGGTGCTGACTATTCCTTTTGAAGGAAGCCAGATCAGCTCGTTTGTCCTTACAGGTGAGCGTGCAGGCGGAAATAACGTGAGTGTAGTGGATAATGGCGTCGATAATTTGTACTTCTTTACTAAACAGCTTTCAGCGGACACGATAGTCGAAGTGCTGCCGTATGAATTCTTGCCGGTACTTCCGGAAACAGCAGACAGCAATACATTGGAGAGCTGGTTCAAGACCGTATACATCGGGGATGTGACTGACGAGGCAGGGCTTGATCTGCCGGCAACGGTTAAGGTTAAGCTCGCGGACGGCACAACTGCCGAGGTAGGCGTAACCTGGGCTTTAACGGAAGCCCCATGGTCTACAGCGGCTGCAGATCTGGTTTATAAGGCAGATAAACAGGGCGTATTTTCCTATGCCGGGACACTTACCAGTGTTCCTGACGTAGCGGTTAACAGAATGGGATTAAAGGCGAAGCTGTACATCGAGAACCGGCATAAAGACAAGGTTACTGCGGAGCCGATCTCAATGGAGTGGCTGGACAGAGGTGTGGTAGCCGTTCCGGTGAACAGCGGCGACGGTGTGCTTGTGACATGGCGCCTGCTGTCCTCTGAATACAACAAAGGCTTAACCTTTAATGTCTACAGAAACGGCGATAAGATTAACACGTCACCGGTTACTGTACTGGATTATGTGGATGCAGGCGGTAAAACCGGAGACAGATACGAAGTAGAGACTATAAACACTGGCTCGATGAGCAAGCCTGCAACAGCGTGGGCTAACAATTATGTAGATATTCCGCTTCAGAGACCGGCTGATCGTCCTAACCCGGCTCTGGCTTACGGTGCGACATCTAATGCCGACCCGATTACCTACACAGCCAATGACACATCTGTAGCGGATATTAACGATGATGGCCAGTATGAGATTCTTGTAAAATGGTATCCGTCCCAGGCCCAGGATCCGGGTCTTGCAAACCGGCATACCGGGGAAACCATTTTCGATGCCTATACGCTTGAAGGGAAATTGCTATGGAGAATCAACCTGGGTATCAATATCGTGTCCAGCGCCCATCACAGCGCATTTAACTTCTATGATCTGGATCAGGACGGAAAAGCGGAATTTTCAGTTAAGACAGCAGACGGAACCAGGGGTTATCTGCCTAAAGCGGACGGTACCATTGATGATCTGACTGATACTCCGGCTTGGGTATTGGGTGACCCGGAAGCGGTATGGGTAGGCAGCCTTCAGAATCCGGCAAAGGATAATCAGGTCAACAATACGGCGCTGGGCAGAGTTGCGTCTGGTCCGGAAACCTTTACGGTGTTTAACGGGGAAACCGGCAAACCGGTTGATACCGTTGATTATTTTGCACCGTACAGCATTAGCTCAAACTGGGGCGATAACAACAATAACCGCAGCGACCGCTTCAACGGAGCCGTTGCCTATATGCCGAAGAACGGCGAATATGGCGCAGAGCCTTATCCTACCGTTATTGAGGTGCGCGCTCACTACGGCCCGCAGTATGTAGCGGCATACCAGTTTATTGACGGTAAAATAGTGGAGATCTGGACGTTCACGCTGGCTGACTGGAACGCCGGCAGCAATCAGGGTAATCACAATGTTAAGGTGGCTGATCTGGATTTTGACGGCTATAACGAGGTTGTCCTTGGCGGCATCACAATTGATCAGGACGGAACGATTGTATGGAGCACCAACGGAACGAGAGGTACAGTAGCCGGAGGTCATGGTGACGCGCTGCATGTTGCCACGATGGTACCGGACAGCAACGAAATTTATGTTTTCCAGCCGCATGAAGCCAGTCCGCCAAACAATGTAACGCTGGTTCGCGGTTCCACAGGGGAGGCAGTGTGGACCTATTCAGCGAACTTAGGCGATGTTGGACGCGGCGTTGCAGCTAACGTAACTCCTTTACCGGGCTTTGAGGTGTGGGCGATAGGGACGCCTATGTACAATATTATGAACGGCAAAGTCATTACTGCTGATGTCGGCGGGATCGGCGTTGCTAACAAGGCGCCTGTTAACTTCATCCTGTATTGGGATGGAGATCTGCTGAGCGAGTTCTTTGACGGGCCTGATAACAACAATTCAACAGCCGCTCCAGCGATCACGAAATTCAACTATGATGTGACAACTGGGCAGAGCGAGCTTACAACGCTGCAGACCCTGACCGGAACCTATTCCAACAACGGGACCAAGGCGAATCCGGGCCTGATTGCCGATATATTCGGTGACTGGCGTGATGAAGTGCTTGTCCGCACCGATGACAATAATGCGCTGAGAATCTACACGACGGACATTCCAACGGATAATGTAATCTACACGCTGATGCATGATCCGCAGTACCGCCTGGCCGCTAACTCTCAGAACGCTATGTACAACCAGCCGGCGCATTTGAGCTTTTATCTGGGTGAAGACATCCGGGATGAGGTTCAGAACATGCAGCTTCCGGTGTCTAACATCTACTACACTGCAGAAGCTGACGTTACCCCGGCAGAGAATTCTGTTCTCTCTGTAACAGAGGCAACGTACTATACGAACGCGGGCGCTGACCTCACGGTAACGGTGACATTAAACGGCAACACGCTTACCGGGATCAAAAAAGGCGATTCTGCACTTGCTGATACCGACTACAGCCTGGATACTGTAACGCCGGATGGCAAACAGACGGTTACAATCAAGAGAAGCTATTTGGCAACACTGTCTAATGGTGATGTCCTGACCTTCGTGTTCAGTGCAGGGAAGTTTGCGAAGCTGAAGATTACGGTGACGACACAAGAGGTCTCTATTCCGGGATCAAACCCAGGATCAAACCCGGTTACTCCGACACCAACCCCGGGCCCTGCAGCGGGCTCAGGAACAGGTACCGGTTCTGCAGTGCAGACACCTACTCCGGAGAAGCCGATTTTAAAGAGCACCCTTGTGAACGCAGAGCAGACTAAGGCTAAGCTGCAGCAGGCACTGCAAGCAAATCAGCCGGTCAGCTTCTCAGACGTACCACAAACGCATTGGGCAGCAAAAGCAATCCGTTTAGCTTCACAGCTTGGCATCGTCGAAGGTATGCTTAACGGCGAGTTCAAGGGATCAAATCAAGTAACCCGGGCTGAATTCACTGCGATGATCGTCCGGACGTTGGGCATTG
- a CDS encoding DUF3237 domain-containing protein, giving the protein MLLEAELVLELTVELGETLDVGNTPNGFLRLIPITGGGFAGPEIKGRILPGGYDWNTTLNDGRAHAFAKYALQTDDGVYISIENEGYLSSGIHNSAIQTTPRFQVTDGKYDWLRSGVFAGSLEAGQTEVPSVCIKIYKLK; this is encoded by the coding sequence ATGCTGCTTGAAGCGGAGTTAGTTCTGGAGCTTACTGTGGAACTGGGTGAAACCTTGGACGTTGGTAATACCCCTAATGGATTCCTAAGATTAATTCCAATAACCGGCGGAGGCTTTGCGGGGCCGGAAATCAAGGGAAGGATTCTTCCGGGAGGATATGATTGGAATACTACGCTAAATGATGGCAGGGCACATGCATTTGCCAAATATGCGCTTCAAACGGATGACGGTGTCTATATCTCCATCGAAAATGAAGGCTATCTAAGTTCTGGAATTCACAATAGTGCAATTCAAACGACACCGCGGTTTCAAGTGACGGATGGAAAGTACGACTGGCTGAGAAGCGGGGTTTTCGCAGGTAGCCTGGAAGCGGGCCAAACCGAAGTGCCCAGTGTATGCATAAAAATATATAAACTGAAATAG